From the genome of Adhaeribacter pallidiroseus:
TATGCTACCCTGCGGTTTGGACTTGGCCGTTTTACTACACCGGAACAAATGGAGTACACCGTCCGGCACGTGCGGGAAGTAATACAAAGGCAAAAAAAAATGTCGGCTTTACTATAATTTAATAAACTGTTAATAAAGAAAACAATCCTATCAAAACAAGAAGAGCGTTCACCGGGAACGCTCTTCTTGTTTTAATAGGATTTACCGGAATTTTTTTAAATTTTTGACCTTGTTACGGCGTTAAACCTGTTGGTAAACCATTCGGGAATTCCTGACTAATAGCTTGTTCAATTTTAGTTATTCGGTTCTCCGGGTTGGGATGAGTTTGAAAAAATTCCGGGGTGCTCGAAGCGCCGTCGCGCGAAGAAGCCAGAATATTCATAACTTCTACCATGGCCCTTGGGTCGTACCCGGCGGAGGTTGTAAAACGTACCGCCAAGTTATCAGATTGCAATTCATCATCCCGACCATACTTCAGTGTCATGAGTTTAGCAATGGCGGCGGCAGCAATAGGTCCGGCTACACTGCGCGGGTTATCGGGGTCATAAGTGGCAACCCCGGCGGCACCGGCTAACCCTTGCGTAAGTTTAGCTTTCGCTAATTGCTGGGCCGAATGGCGGGCGACCACGTGCCCGATTTCGTGTCCCAGCACGCCGGCTACTTGTCCCTCGGTTTTTAGTTTACTTAAAAGCCCCGCTGTAATAAATACCTGGCCACCCGGTAAGGCAAAAGCATTAATGGTTTGTTCATCGGCCAGTAAATGAAAATCAAACTGGTAGGGTGTTTTACCCGCGTCGGTTTGTTGCACAATGCGTTGGCCAATTTCCTTTACGCGAGCCGCCGCTTGCTGATCGGGATGTAAGCCCCCGTATTGGGCAGCCATTTGGGGGGCGGCTTGTAAACCCAGGGCAATCTCTTGGTCAACGGTCATATCAATGTGCTGCATTTCGCCGGTTACGGTATTTTCTTCGCGCTTGCACCAATACGTTACCAGCGAAAAGCCCGCAATAAGCAAGGCAATAATATATCTTAAACCACCTCTCATGATCGTGTGTTTTGGGTTAAATAATTCATGTTTGTAAATGCGCTAGTAGCTTGTTATATCAGCTTTTAGCAGAGGTAAAACAACCAGGTATACTAGTTACGAGTGATTTTAAATCAGGAAAATGCTTCGTAATGGTGGATAGTTTAGGAGTAAGTATAAATACAAACCAGATACATGAACGGCTTTTTCCCGGGATAGTTACACACCTTTAAAGGGAACATTCCTAGGTTTAATTAGCACTAATATAAATCCACAATCCTACTAATTCCGGCAAATTAACATTTTCGGTGGAGCAATATGTAATACCAGAAGTATCGTTGCTATTTTAAAAAAGGTGTTACCAACAGAAAGCCAATCCGGAAACATCGGATTGGCTTTCTGTTGGTAAAAATATACTAACCTACGAAGCAGATTTTAAAGCGAAGAATTTAGTAGCAAAAGAGTCAATAGCGGTAGCTTCGGTTAAGTAAGGCGAAGCATACTTTTGGTCGGAGCCGTAGATGTATAAACAAGCATTATTTTTAATTTTATTTATGATGGCCGGTGTTTCTTTTACGGGTAAAGCCGGACAACCCAGGCTACGCCCCAAACGGCCATGTTGTTTCACGAAATTTTCGCTCACGTAATCGGCCCCGTGCATAACCACGGCCCGCGCCAACGCATTGGTATTAAAGTTTTTATCTAAACCGTTTAACTTTAAAGATAAGCCGTGTTTTCCCTGGTAGGTTTGGGCGGTTAGGTAAAAGCCTAAACTACTTTTAAACGAATTAGGCTCATTCGAAAAATAACGGGCAAATTCATTACCAGTGCCTTTGCCGTGTGCTACCCACGTATGGTACAGTAATTTGTTAGTTTTTAAATCAATCACCCACAAGCGTTTCTGGCAACTCGACCGGCTAAAATCAATAACGGTAAGCAAGGGCTTCATGACCAAATGAGCGTTTCGTTGCAGATTATAATAGCCCACCATGGCCTTCCGGAAAACCGTTAAGTTTAAATTAGTTTTATCTAAAGCAGCTTGTTCATATACTTGTAGTAAATAAGTTTCAAAAGCTTGTGTTTTCACGGCAAAAGAAATTTCATCGTTAACTTTTGTAGCTGTAAGCAAGTTCTTATTGCCGGAGTAAGCGGGCGAATAACTGAAAGCCGAAAAGATATAGAACACTAAAAGAAGAGTATTAAACTGTAAAAACTTTTTGCTCATAATCACCGGAAATTTAAAATATGAATGACTAACAGTCTTTTTTATTTAATTTGTTCCTGAATAACGGCCGTCGTTCATTTTGATTGCCCCATTTACCAGAAGTACTGTTTTGTTAAAAAGCATCCATGATTTTTAAAAAAAAGCTTTTGATCTGCTCTCTTATAGCAGCCCTGCATTTTACAGCTATCCATTGCCGGCCCAAAGTTACTTTTCCGGAATTTAATTCTACCGCCTGGATTAAAGATTCTTTTGCCTGCCAGAACGTGCGGAGTAAAATGTTACCGGAATTAAAAAAAATCAGGCGCCAATTACGGGGCTTGGCTATTTCGCAGTTAATGGGCGTTTTGGGCAAACCCGACAGTGAAGCTTTACTGGCCGGAAACGAGCGGATATATTATTATTATTTACAACCAGGCACGCAGTGCCAAAATAAACAAGAGTTATCGGGAGCCAATAAGTTAACGGTACGGTTTAATGCCCTGGAGCAAGTAAGCGAAGTACTTTTTGAACAACCCGTGCCTTAAAACAAAAAAGCCAAAACATAGTTGTTTTGGCTTTGTAAAAGGTATAAAATTGAAATTTTTTAAAAATCCTTGGCTTCCGTACGCGAACGGTCGAAATACATCATGGTAATGTAGCCCGTAAAAGTTCCTACCATAATGCCTAATAAGGAATTTGCCCCAAAAATCATTAAAGGAGAAAGATTCGAGCCAAAGAAATCCATTAGCCGCAAATCGGCCATAAAGTTTTGGTCAATGAAGTACGAGTATAAAAACAAAAATATACCATAAAGAACTGATCCTACTAAGCCCACCAGAAACCCAATGCCTAACCCATTCAGGTAAAACATGCCTTTGGTTTTGTGCTTAGAAAAATAATAAATACCCATTGTGGCCGCAACAACAATAAAAATCATCGCTAAAAAACGAACCGTATCGTTTTTATCTAAGCCAAATAACTTTAAAATAAGAAAGTAAATCATCATGGCGATAGCTGCGTAAACACCATAACGGAAACCGGTTTTTTCAACAGAAGGGTTAGTCGCATTCATAGGTACTGTGCGTTTTAAGTTAAGAAGCTAATAGCTTTAGCTTGGTTTTCGTCTAAAATATTATTTAACTCATTTACTTAAAACTAAGCCACCGTGTTGTGTTTTCACCTAATTTTTTATTAGTCAGGCGGGTAATTAAATGTTTATCAGAAAAATAAATAAAATTAATCCTTTAATTTTCAAGCGCTTTCCTTCTATTTATATCTACAAATTCCTATATAAATCCAGATAATTGTTTAGCATAAAACTAAGTTTAAGCAGCAGTAAATCCGGCTAAACCCTGGACAAAGCAAATTTATTTTCGTAATTTTGCACCCAAATTTTAGAATTAAGCATTAAAAATATATGATTAGTACGTCCAATGTAAGCTTATCGTACGGCAAGCGGACATTATTCGAAGATGTTACCATTAAGTTTGCGCCGGGCAATTGCTACGGTTTAATTGGCGCCAATGGCGCCGGTAAGTCTACTTTTTTAAAAATTCTTTCCGGCGAAATAGATCCCCGTACGGGCAGGGTGGAAATTCCGGCGAATCAGCGCATGGCGGTTTTAAAGCAGAACCACTTTGAGTTTGATGACTACCCGGTTATTCAAACCGTGATCATGGGCCACAAGCGCCTGTACGATATTATGCAGGAAAAAGACGCTATTTATGCCAAAGCCGATTTCACCGAAGAAGACGGTATTCGGGCGTCGGAGCTGGAAGGGGAATTTGCCGATCTGGAAGGCTGGAATGCCGAAAACGATGCGGCAACTTTACTCAGTGGCTTGGGCATTGGCGAAGAATTACATTATTCGGTGGTTAGTGATTTAAGCGGTAACGAAAAAGTGCGGGTTTTACTGGCGCAGGCCTTATTCGGCAATCCGGATATTTTACTACTCGATGAACCTACCAACCACTTGGATTCGGAGTCCATTTTGTGGCTCGAAAACTTTCTGGATCAGTTTAACAATACGGTGATTGTGGTGTCGCACGACCGGCATTTTCTGGATTCGGTTTGTACCCACGTGGCGGATATTGATTTTGGCAAAATTAATTTGTACGCGGGTAATTATACCTTTTGGTACGAATCGAGCCAATTAGCTTTAAAACAACGTTCCGAAGCAAATAAGAAAACCGAAGAAAAACGGAAAGATCTGGAAGAGTTTATTCGGCGTTTCAGCGCCAATGCCTCTAAATCCAAGCAAGCTACTTCGCGGCAAAAGTTGTTGAATAAACTTACCCTGGAGGATATTAAACCGTCGTCGCGCAAATACCCGCACGTGCAGTTTAAACAAGAGCGGGAGGCCGGTAACCAGTTATTAAGCGTAGAAGATATCCGCAAATCTGCGGATGATGGTACCCTGCTTTTTAAAGACGTAACTTTTACCGTTGAAAAGAAGGATAAGATCGCTATTTTGGGACGCAATGATTTATCGGCTTCTACGTTATTTAAAATATTAATGGACGAAGCGCAGCCCGATAAAGGCTCATTTAAATGGGGAACTACCACTAACGTGGCCATCTTTCCGAAAGACAATGCCGAATACTTTAATACCGATTTAAATTTAGTAGATTGGTTACGGCAATATTCCGTGGAAAAAGACGAAAGTTTTATTCGGGGTTTTCTGGGCCGCATGTTGTTCTCGGGCGAAGAATCGTTGAAAAAAGCCAATGTATTGTCGGGCGGTGAAAAAGTACGTTGCATGTTATCCCGGATGATGCTGCAAAGTGGTAATGTGCTTATACTGGATGAACCCACCAACCATTTGGACTTAGAATCGATTACGGCTTTAAACAACGGCTTAAAAGATTTTGCGGGCACGGTGTTATTTGCTTCGCACGATATGCAGTTTGTGGATACCATTGCTAACCGGATAATTGAATTAACACCCAAAGGCATTATCGATAAACGGATGCGCTACGAAGAATACCTGGCCGACGAATCCATTAAAGAATTAAGACAAAAAATGTATGCGTAAGTGTTAAGGGGTTTATGCAACCATTTAAACCAACCGGGCATCTACCAGTTATACAAGTAACTTTATACTAATTTAAAAAAATGACCACCATCTATTTAAATAAAAAAGCTTTCGGTATTCTACTGGGAGCTTTATTTTTTTATGCGGTATCCGGAACCCAGGCCCAGGTTATTGATTCTACCAATCAAAAGCCCGCCCTGAACAACGAGTTACCCGGAGCACCCGTGCCGGTTCAAACGCCGCCGAGTCAAACCACGCCGGTGCCCCAACCAACGGCTCCGCCGCCCCAACCCGCACCGCGGAAACAACCAACTCCCCGAACTACCCAACCGCAACCAGACGACCAAGGCGCGCCGGTTTACCAAGCCGATCCTAATTTAGAACCACTGCATCGGAAACCAGGCTCTACCACCGGAAAAAACGGGGAAGAATTACCCGCTACTTTTCTGGACCGGACTTTTATTGGCAGCACGGGCGGTATAGGCTTCGGGGCAGATTCTTATTCCGGCAATAATTACTTTAATGTAAGCTTATCGCCATTTGTGGGTTACCGTATTTTGAGCCGCTGGGCCGTTGGTCCGGGGGTTACTTATGAATATGTGGGAACTAATGGTTATCATTTATCTACGTATGGCGGTAAATTATTTACGCAGGTTGATTTATTTAAAGGCATCTTGCTGCATGCCGAGCACGAGGTATTAAGTGTAGCTGATTTAGAATATAGTCCCAGCGGAGATATTGTTCAAACCAGGCGCAGCGTTAGCAATACTTTGGCTGGTGGTGGTTACCGCCAAATGAACGGCGATTTTGGAATGGATCTTTATGTACTTTTTAATTTAAACTCGGGGGTGTATCAATACCGCCGGTCTAATCCGGTGGTGCGGGTAGGGTTTATTTACAATCTGCATTCCCGAAGAAATTAAAAATTTAAAAAAATAAAAAACCACCTGAGAATTTCAGGTGGTTTTTTATTTAAGTAAAAGGACAAATTAAAAGACACATTCTAATATTGAAAATACAAGGTTAAATCATTGATATTTGATTCATTATATTTTATTTTGTCTTGATACTTGTGTCTTACTACTTGTGTCCATTTACTTATAAGTACTTTGCCGTTATTAGTTCATAAAATAATTGGTATAACCTTCTTTACTTACAGGGTATAATTTACCAAATCTCTAATAACGAACTACTTAATAAATTAAAAATATCAGGCTCCCCGGATCAATCGTAACAGAATGGCAATTACGGCAATTACGAGCAAGATGTGAATCAATCCGCCCACCGCATCCGGAAAGCCCAGAAAACCAATCAACCATAAAATTATCAGTACTACCGCGATAAGATATAATGTATTTCCCATAATAGTTTGTGTGTTTAGGTTAGTTTAAATAAAGATTTATGCCCGACGAATCAAGCGCAAAATAACAGCAATAACAGCAATCACTAAT
Proteins encoded in this window:
- a CDS encoding M48 family metallopeptidase — protein: MRGGLRYIIALLIAGFSLVTYWCKREENTVTGEMQHIDMTVDQEIALGLQAAPQMAAQYGGLHPDQQAAARVKEIGQRIVQQTDAGKTPYQFDFHLLADEQTINAFALPGGQVFITAGLLSKLKTEGQVAGVLGHEIGHVVARHSAQQLAKAKLTQGLAGAAGVATYDPDNPRSVAGPIAAAAIAKLMTLKYGRDDELQSDNLAVRFTTSAGYDPRAMVEVMNILASSRDGASSTPEFFQTHPNPENRITKIEQAISQEFPNGLPTGLTP
- a CDS encoding murein L,D-transpeptidase catalytic domain family protein; the encoded protein is MSKKFLQFNTLLLVFYIFSAFSYSPAYSGNKNLLTATKVNDEISFAVKTQAFETYLLQVYEQAALDKTNLNLTVFRKAMVGYYNLQRNAHLVMKPLLTVIDFSRSSCQKRLWVIDLKTNKLLYHTWVAHGKGTGNEFARYFSNEPNSFKSSLGFYLTAQTYQGKHGLSLKLNGLDKNFNTNALARAVVMHGADYVSENFVKQHGRLGRSLGCPALPVKETPAIINKIKNNACLYIYGSDQKYASPYLTEATAIDSFATKFFALKSAS
- a CDS encoding DUF4199 domain-containing protein, whose product is MNATNPSVEKTGFRYGVYAAIAMMIYFLILKLFGLDKNDTVRFLAMIFIVVAATMGIYYFSKHKTKGMFYLNGLGIGFLVGLVGSVLYGIFLFLYSYFIDQNFMADLRLMDFFGSNLSPLMIFGANSLLGIMVGTFTGYITMMYFDRSRTEAKDF
- a CDS encoding ABC-F family ATP-binding cassette domain-containing protein yields the protein MISTSNVSLSYGKRTLFEDVTIKFAPGNCYGLIGANGAGKSTFLKILSGEIDPRTGRVEIPANQRMAVLKQNHFEFDDYPVIQTVIMGHKRLYDIMQEKDAIYAKADFTEEDGIRASELEGEFADLEGWNAENDAATLLSGLGIGEELHYSVVSDLSGNEKVRVLLAQALFGNPDILLLDEPTNHLDSESILWLENFLDQFNNTVIVVSHDRHFLDSVCTHVADIDFGKINLYAGNYTFWYESSQLALKQRSEANKKTEEKRKDLEEFIRRFSANASKSKQATSRQKLLNKLTLEDIKPSSRKYPHVQFKQEREAGNQLLSVEDIRKSADDGTLLFKDVTFTVEKKDKIAILGRNDLSASTLFKILMDEAQPDKGSFKWGTTTNVAIFPKDNAEYFNTDLNLVDWLRQYSVEKDESFIRGFLGRMLFSGEESLKKANVLSGGEKVRCMLSRMMLQSGNVLILDEPTNHLDLESITALNNGLKDFAGTVLFASHDMQFVDTIANRIIELTPKGIIDKRMRYEEYLADESIKELRQKMYA
- a CDS encoding lmo0937 family membrane protein, which produces MGNTLYLIAVVLIILWLIGFLGFPDAVGGLIHILLVIAVIAILLRLIRGA